CAGACACGCTATTGAAGTAGCCTCGTGCATCCTCCCACTCCCGGCGCGCTTCTTCCACGAGGGCTAGGAGCTCGGGGTCGCCCGGTTGGCTCTCGACGACTTCTTGCACAAGGTTAAGTCGCGTGCCGACTGTGGCAATGACGCTCGCGAGCACACTGTTCACTTCGGTACTCCTCCTACAATTATCTTATAGAAGAAGTATGGCCGAAAATTCGCAGTGATAAACGACTTTTACACGCTACATTTCGCGGCGGTTTTCTAAGGCGCGGGCGAGCGTCAGCTCGTCCGCATATTCGAGGTCGCCGCCAACCGGCAGACCATGGGCGAGCCGCGTCACTTTAATTCCGAGGGGTTTAATTAGGCGCGCTAAGTAGAGGGCAGTCGCCTCGCCCTCGATGTTGGGGTTAGTGGCGATAATCATCTCCTGCACTGTGCCGCCGCTTAGGCGTCCTAGAAGTTCCTTGATCTTGAGCTGCTCCGGCCCAATCCCGTCCATAGGAGAGATAGCGCCGTGTAAAACGTGGTAGAGCCCCTTAAAGTCGTGCGTGCGCTCAATGGCCGCTACATCGCGGGGGTCTTGCACCACACAGACCACGTCGTGACGCCTTGAGCTCTCGCGGCAAATTGGGCAGGCGGCCTCTTCCGCTAAGTTGCTGCAAGTGCTGCAGTAGCGAATCTTGTCTTTAGCTGCCAGTATCGCCCCCGCTAGCTCCGCTAAGGCCGCTCTGTCCTGGGACAACAGAAAGAACGCCAGTCGCTGAGCTGTCTTAGGGCCGATTCCGGGCAAGCGCGATAGCTCGGCAATAAGCTTCTGGATAGGAGGAGGAAAACTCAGCACAGAAGACCTAGAACATGCCGCGCGGCAAGTTGAGCCCCGCGGTAACCTTGCTCATTTCGGCGTTGACCATGTCTTCGGCCTTGCGCAGGGCTTCGTTTACCGCCACAAGGATGAGGTCCTCGAGCATTTCTACGTCCTCTGGGTCAACAGCGGCAGGCTTAATGGTAATCTTCTGCAGCGACTTGGCACCTGTGACTACCGCCGTAACCGTGCCGCCGCCGCTCGTAGCTTCGACAGTGCGTGAATTTAACTCTTCCTGCAGCTTGTGAACACGCTCCTGCATCTTTTGCGCCGCTTTCATCATGTCTTTCATGTTTGTCATTATTTTGCCTCCTACTACTCTTTAGTCTTAACGATAGTCCCATCGAATATCTCGATGACCTGCTGCACGCGGCTTTCGCTGGCGTTCGGCGACGATACAGAAGTGCCGCTCCCGTCGGGCATAATTAGCTTAATCTCCACCGCTCTGCCGAGCACTTGCGAGAACGCTTTAGCGATATGTCCAAGGTCAACCGGTTGGCTGAGCCGCTTAAACGTATGTACGTTAGCCTCGTTCATCTGCAAAACAACGATGTCACCCTCTAGTCGCAGCGGAGAAACCGCCCCCATCGTTGCGCCGGTTAGAGGGGCTTTCTGCTTGACGAGGCGCTGCACTTCAGGCCAAGCCTTAAGTAACTGGGAAATCTCGGCCTTAGGGGCGTCGGCTTGTATCTCGACCCTGTCTGCCTTGGGCACGTCAGTCTTAGGCAATGCTCTAGAAGTATCGGCAAACGCAGTGGGAGCCTTAGGCAAGGGGGCGCTCGGTTGCGCCTGCCCTAGGGGATGCATGGCTTGCCACTGCTTAACGAGCATTAGCTCCAAATGTAGCCGCGGGTGCCCGCCGTAGCGCATGTCGTTCTCGGTTTGCAGGGCAACGTCAATTAAGCCCGCAAGGTGTGGTGTGAGTTTTTGCGTGAGGCGCGAAAAAGCTTCCCGCTGCTCGCCTTCATAGCCGCTTTCCGCAAAGGTGCGCGGTGAGTGAGCTGCCAAGAGCACCTGCCGTAACACCGCAATATACGACGCAAGATACTGACCTGTCTCTCGCCCGCCCGTCAATTCGCGGTGAAGCTGCTGCAAGCAAGACGCCAAATCACCTGCGGCAAGGGCCCCGAGTAGCTCAGTATAGACGGTGCTCGGGACAGCCCCCGTAACAGCGCGGACGGCATCCGCGTCAATCTCACCGTCGACAAAGGCCGCACACTGCTCATAAAGCCCTAACGCATCGCGCATACTGCCGGAGGCGTGCTGCGCAATCTCGTGTGCGGCAGAAGCCGTCAGCTTTACGCCGTTAGCGGTTGCCACCTGTGTCAGCCGAGCGACAACGGCACTTGTGGCTAAACGGCGAAAGTCAAAGCGCTGACAGCGCGAAATTATGGTCGCGGGGAGCTTGTGCGGCTCAGTCGTAGCTAGTACAAAGACGACGTGCGGCGGAGGTTCCTCGAGGGTCTTAAGGAGGGCGTTAAACGCCTCGGTCGTTAACATGTGAACTTCATCGATTATGTATACTTTGGTGCGCAGGTCGACCGGCGCGAACTTAACGTGTTCTCGCAGTTCGCGAATTTCATCGATGCCGCGATTTGACGCCGCATCTATCTCTACTACATCTAGGGAAGCCCCCGTGGCGATAGCTAGGCAGGCGGGGCAGACGAGACACGGCTCCGCGGTAACGCCCTGCTGGCAATTAAGGGCACGCGCCATTATTTTAGCCATGGTTGTCTTGCCTGTGCCGCGCGGGCCGGTAAAGAGGAGAGCGTGCGGCACACGGGACCTCTGTAGCATGTTACTTAGCGTATGCTTGATGTGGTCCTGACCCGATACTTCGCTAAAGCGCGCCGGGCGCCACTCCCGGTACAACGTCTGATAGGCCATCTAATCACCTGCCCTTTCGCCCAAATACTACTTCCCCACCGGGGTAGGTTTTCCTGCTCTTTGTGAAAGCAAGCCGCCGAGACAATTGTCTCGGCGGAAATTTACGGCCGCGCCCTGTCTTTGACTAACACTTCCGGTCGCTAACCCTAGTAGTTAACTCGAATCAGGCTACCCGACGGCACACACGCTTGCACACTTACCGCTGCTTCCTTCCGGACCTGACGGGGTTCATGGGTTCATGTTGCGTCGGACCCAACTGTCATCGCTACTTGCCAGGGGCAAACCCCACAAATGCCAGCCGCAATACAGGCTTCTGCCCTGCTACAGCGGATTGCAGGTTCAGGGCTCCGCTACTTCCCCGCATAGCGCGGCCAAGCTCAAAACTTGTCGCGTGGTCTTATTCTGCCCTATTTGTCGCTAAATATCAAGCAAAAGCCCCTTGCATTTATTGGCTATTGTGCGCCCGGGAAGAACAGCGGTTGGCCAAATTTATCTTTGCCAAACGTTTTAATTATCTCTTGCACTTCGCGCGAGAGCATAAACTCCACAAAGCGTTTGGCGCCGCGTGCATTGACATGGGTAAAGCGGGCCGGATTAACCTGCATGACATGGTACGGGTTTTCTAGCGCCGGGTCGCCTTCTACCAGAACAACTAAAGTGAGATTTTGTTTTTGTGCGAGGAAGGTTCCTCTATCGGTAAGCACATAGGCTTGCTTGTCCTCGGCTATGGCTAATGTAGCCGCCATGCCTGTCCCAGCCTCTACATACCAAGCGCCGGTCGGCGTAGTGGCCGCTGTCTTCCAGAGCTCCTGCTCCTTCTTGTGCGTACCCGAGTTGTCGCCGCGACTTACAAACGTCGCTTCGCTTTGCATGATGGCCAGTAAAGCCTCGTGCCCTCCGCTCATGCCCTTAACGCCGGCAGGGTCGGCAGCCGGACCGACAATCACAAAGTCATTGTACATGACGTACTGGCGGTTAATGGCCGCGCCGGACTCGATTAGCTTCATCTCGGCGGCAGGTGAATGCACCAAGAGCACGTCCGCCTCGCCCTTTTCAGCCATAGCCAACGCCTGTCCTGTACCGACGGCTACGGTCTTAACTTCGAATCCCGTTCTCTGTTGAAACAGCGGCACCAGCACGTCCAGGAGGCCGGTATCGGCGGTGCTGGTTGTGGTGGCGAGGATTACCGGCGCTTTCGGCTGGCAAGCTACCGTCAAAACGGTGAGCGCGAGCGCCATGGCGAGGAAGACCCATTGCCTTTTTCTCACTGCGAACACTCCTTCTTG
This genomic interval from Selenomonadales bacterium contains the following:
- the recR gene encoding recombination mediator RecR, with the protein product MSFPPPIQKLIAELSRLPGIGPKTAQRLAFFLLSQDRAALAELAGAILAAKDKIRYCSTCSNLAEEAACPICRESSRRHDVVCVVQDPRDVAAIERTHDFKGLYHVLHGAISPMDGIGPEQLKIKELLGRLSGGTVQEMIIATNPNIEGEATALYLARLIKPLGIKVTRLAHGLPVGGDLEYADELTLARALENRREM
- a CDS encoding YbaB/EbfC family nucleoid-associated protein yields the protein MTNMKDMMKAAQKMQERVHKLQEELNSRTVEATSGGGTVTAVVTGAKSLQKITIKPAAVDPEDVEMLEDLILVAVNEALRKAEDMVNAEMSKVTAGLNLPRGMF
- a CDS encoding substrate-binding domain-containing protein, whose amino-acid sequence is MRKRQWVFLAMALALTVLTVACQPKAPVILATTTSTADTGLLDVLVPLFQQRTGFEVKTVAVGTGQALAMAEKGEADVLLVHSPAAEMKLIESGAAINRQYVMYNDFVIVGPAADPAGVKGMSGGHEALLAIMQSEATFVSRGDNSGTHKKEQELWKTAATTPTGAWYVEAGTGMAATLAIAEDKQAYVLTDRGTFLAQKQNLTLVVLVEGDPALENPYHVMQVNPARFTHVNARGAKRFVEFMLSREVQEIIKTFGKDKFGQPLFFPGAQ
- a CDS encoding YaaL family protein; the protein is MLASVIATVGTRLNLVQEVVESQPGDPELLALVEEARREWEDARGYFNSVSDPDLIDHAVYVNQAAEKRFMYLLKQARSQGIQSSSLLPRPQA
- the dnaX gene encoding DNA polymerase III subunit gamma/tau, with product MAYQTLYREWRPARFSEVSGQDHIKHTLSNMLQRSRVPHALLFTGPRGTGKTTMAKIMARALNCQQGVTAEPCLVCPACLAIATGASLDVVEIDAASNRGIDEIRELREHVKFAPVDLRTKVYIIDEVHMLTTEAFNALLKTLEEPPPHVVFVLATTEPHKLPATIISRCQRFDFRRLATSAVVARLTQVATANGVKLTASAAHEIAQHASGSMRDALGLYEQCAAFVDGEIDADAVRAVTGAVPSTVYTELLGALAAGDLASCLQQLHRELTGGRETGQYLASYIAVLRQVLLAAHSPRTFAESGYEGEQREAFSRLTQKLTPHLAGLIDVALQTENDMRYGGHPRLHLELMLVKQWQAMHPLGQAQPSAPLPKAPTAFADTSRALPKTDVPKADRVEIQADAPKAEISQLLKAWPEVQRLVKQKAPLTGATMGAVSPLRLEGDIVVLQMNEANVHTFKRLSQPVDLGHIAKAFSQVLGRAVEIKLIMPDGSGTSVSSPNASESRVQQVIEIFDGTIVKTKE